The following coding sequences lie in one Halomonas sp. 'Soap Lake #6' genomic window:
- a CDS encoding PHP domain-containing protein → MPLLPANSLPLTFDADQRYPVDLHMHSTASDGALTPSELVTLCAERGLRYMALTDHDTMDGIAEAAEAAQHAGLCLVPGCELSTRWQGINIHVVALMPGGLQGPMVEGLEQQRVARIQRAEVIAERLEKAGLSNALEKARLQAGSERPLGRPDFARALVADGMVADWASAFKRYLGSGKKGDVKALWPEISDAVKWVVASGGVAVLAHPLRHGLTRRKRGLLMDTFQAAGGQGVELVSGQQNPDSTRDLARQLVERDLYASMGSDFHFPGSHAAPGSMSLIPRTAAPPIWQHPRLAHLRDAPSGMLALG, encoded by the coding sequence ATGCCCCTACTTCCTGCAAACTCTCTCCCCCTTACCTTTGATGCCGACCAGCGATACCCGGTGGATTTACACATGCACTCCACAGCATCTGACGGTGCGCTGACGCCCAGCGAGCTGGTTACGCTCTGTGCTGAGCGTGGGCTTCGCTATATGGCGCTGACCGATCACGACACCATGGATGGCATAGCCGAGGCAGCAGAGGCTGCTCAGCATGCTGGGCTTTGCTTAGTGCCAGGCTGTGAGTTATCCACGCGTTGGCAGGGGATTAATATTCATGTGGTGGCGCTAATGCCTGGTGGGCTGCAAGGTCCTATGGTGGAGGGGCTTGAGCAGCAGCGGGTAGCGCGTATACAGCGAGCCGAGGTCATTGCTGAGCGGTTAGAGAAGGCGGGGCTTTCCAACGCACTGGAAAAAGCTCGGCTACAGGCCGGAAGCGAGCGCCCGCTGGGGCGTCCAGATTTTGCCCGTGCCTTGGTAGCCGATGGCATGGTGGCTGACTGGGCTAGCGCATTTAAGCGTTACCTGGGTAGTGGTAAAAAAGGCGATGTAAAAGCCCTCTGGCCAGAAATTAGTGATGCGGTGAAGTGGGTAGTGGCTTCAGGTGGTGTGGCGGTGTTGGCACACCCACTGCGCCATGGGTTAACCAGGCGCAAACGTGGCCTGCTAATGGATACCTTTCAGGCTGCAGGCGGGCAAGGCGTTGAGCTGGTTAGTGGTCAGCAAAACCCTGATAGCACCCGTGATTTAGCTCGCCAGCTGGTTGAGCGTGATTTATACGCCTCTATGGGCAGTGATTTTCACTTTCCTGGTAGCCATGCCGCCCCCGGAAGCATGAGCTTGATACCGCGCACCGCGGCTCCGCCGATTTGGCAGCATCCACGCCTTGCTCACCTACGGGATGCGCCCAGTGGCATGTTAGCACTAGGTTAA
- a CDS encoding YciI family protein produces the protein MHYAIISEDVANSLERRLSARPDHLARLEALRDEGRLVLAGPHPAIDADNPGEAGFSGSLVVAEFDSLEAAQAWADADPYIIAGVYAKVIVKPFKKVLP, from the coding sequence ATGCATTACGCCATTATCAGTGAAGATGTAGCTAACAGCTTGGAGCGCCGGTTATCGGCACGCCCAGATCACTTGGCTCGCCTAGAGGCCCTGCGCGATGAAGGCCGCCTGGTGTTAGCTGGCCCACACCCCGCCATTGACGCTGACAACCCGGGCGAAGCGGGCTTTAGCGGCAGCTTAGTCGTAGCGGAATTCGACAGCCTAGAAGCCGCACAGGCATGGGCAGATGCAGACCCATACATCATTGCAGGGGTCTATGCCAAGGTAATTGTTAAGCCGTTCAAAAAAGTTTTGCCTTGA
- the mnmC gene encoding bifunctional tRNA (5-methylaminomethyl-2-thiouridine)(34)-methyltransferase MnmD/FAD-dependent 5-carboxymethylaminomethyl-2-thiouridine(34) oxidoreductase MnmC, which yields MTQRPNALPPLAALTIPALTWNEGAPHSTAFDDVYFTRGDGRAETEHVFLGANHLPERFAAWQHARAFVIGETGFGTGLNMLCAWACFEQHAPASARLHLLSTEKFPLDQYSLTRALSAWPSLAGYSQQLCSLWPEAVSGIHRLHLSERVTLDLHFGDTTERLSLLDGQVDAWFLDGFAPSKNAEMWQPELFEAMASRSRPGATFATFTCAGIVKRGLKAAGFSWQKVPGFGRKREMLAGHIDTPPTDMRRQATPWFTPPTAHTATHVVVIGAGIAGCSVAAALARRGLRVTVVERDAPGAGGSGNRQGALYVKLAAETNHQSRFYFAGMLYSQRWLNQLTTDVPLNTPLWQPCGVVQLALSDKEANRQQRFMDRHSLPEKVVTAQSEDLSKLVGVPVNANHGLFYPQAGWVRPKLLCEQLVKHPNITLYQGEVTALHQQGNAWQIMLASGESINADQVVVANAALANQFAQTAELPLQQVRGQISELALPEGLQAPQRVVCAGGYVSPPVEGVLTFGASFIPNNTTSNVTADDHQRNIDELRQALPDWVAQLEASGLALSAENLKGRAAVRAASPDKSPYAGPVPKADIWQHVYAVLRKDASKVPSTLGDHYPGLWITTAHGSRGLASAPLCAEIIASRICDEPLPLEQPLVDHLHPGRRIISTLVRDQ from the coding sequence GTGACCCAACGTCCAAACGCTTTACCTCCACTCGCGGCGTTAACCATACCAGCACTTACTTGGAACGAGGGGGCCCCCCACTCAACAGCGTTCGATGACGTCTATTTCACCCGCGGCGATGGGCGCGCCGAAACCGAGCACGTTTTCTTGGGAGCTAACCACCTTCCCGAACGTTTTGCAGCGTGGCAGCATGCCCGCGCTTTTGTGATTGGTGAAACGGGCTTTGGCACCGGGCTAAATATGCTGTGCGCCTGGGCCTGCTTTGAACAGCATGCGCCAGCAAGCGCACGGCTACACCTGTTATCCACAGAAAAGTTTCCCCTTGACCAGTACTCTCTGACACGCGCATTAAGCGCTTGGCCTTCTCTCGCGGGTTATTCACAGCAACTGTGCTCCCTGTGGCCCGAGGCTGTTAGTGGTATCCACCGTTTACATCTTAGCGAGCGTGTAACTCTCGACCTGCATTTTGGTGATACCACCGAGCGGTTGAGCTTATTAGATGGCCAAGTGGACGCTTGGTTTTTGGACGGTTTTGCACCGTCTAAAAACGCTGAAATGTGGCAACCTGAACTGTTTGAAGCCATGGCTTCACGCTCCCGCCCAGGTGCCACCTTTGCCACTTTTACCTGCGCTGGCATTGTGAAGCGTGGTCTAAAAGCAGCGGGATTTAGCTGGCAAAAAGTACCGGGGTTTGGGCGTAAACGGGAAATGCTCGCGGGTCATATCGATACGCCTCCCACCGACATGCGCCGCCAAGCAACACCTTGGTTTACCCCACCTACTGCGCATACTGCGACTCATGTGGTGGTCATAGGAGCAGGCATAGCAGGCTGCAGCGTAGCGGCCGCGCTAGCAAGACGTGGCTTACGCGTGACAGTGGTTGAACGGGATGCTCCCGGTGCTGGTGGCTCCGGTAACCGCCAGGGAGCCCTATACGTGAAGCTGGCAGCGGAGACCAATCACCAAAGCCGGTTCTATTTTGCGGGTATGCTCTACAGCCAGCGCTGGCTTAACCAGTTGACTACTGATGTGCCGCTGAATACGCCGCTATGGCAACCCTGTGGCGTGGTACAACTTGCCTTAAGCGACAAAGAAGCCAATCGTCAACAGCGCTTTATGGACCGCCATTCGCTGCCAGAGAAGGTCGTGACGGCTCAATCGGAAGACCTTAGTAAGCTAGTGGGGGTTCCGGTTAATGCTAACCACGGGTTGTTTTATCCCCAGGCTGGCTGGGTGCGGCCTAAGTTGCTATGCGAACAGCTGGTTAAGCACCCGAATATCACTCTGTATCAAGGGGAAGTAACCGCACTACACCAGCAAGGCAACGCATGGCAGATTATGTTGGCCAGTGGAGAGTCTATCAACGCAGATCAAGTAGTAGTGGCTAACGCAGCGCTTGCCAATCAATTTGCGCAAACCGCTGAGCTGCCGTTGCAGCAGGTACGTGGCCAAATCAGCGAACTGGCACTCCCAGAGGGGTTACAAGCCCCACAGCGAGTAGTATGCGCCGGTGGCTATGTATCGCCCCCAGTGGAGGGCGTACTAACCTTTGGTGCCAGTTTTATACCCAATAACACCACCAGCAATGTGACCGCTGACGACCACCAGCGCAACATTGATGAGCTGCGCCAAGCGCTACCAGATTGGGTTGCGCAGTTAGAAGCTTCCGGCCTGGCGCTGAGCGCTGAGAACCTGAAAGGCCGCGCCGCCGTACGGGCAGCAAGCCCGGATAAAAGCCCTTACGCAGGGCCAGTGCCGAAAGCCGATATCTGGCAGCACGTTTACGCGGTACTACGTAAGGATGCTTCCAAGGTACCAAGTACCCTGGGCGATCACTATCCAGGACTATGGATCACGACTGCCCACGGCTCGCGGGGGCTTGCCAGCGCCCCGCTATGCGCCGAGATAATTGCGTCTAGAATCTGCGATGAGCCACTCCCCCTGGAGCAGCCGCTGGTGGATCACCTACACCCTGGACGACGCATTATTAGCACGCTGGTGCGCGATCAGTAG
- a CDS encoding YheU family protein, with protein sequence MGRFIEVPARMLPPETLNALLEAFVTRQGYDTTDTGAGMSGWVAELKQQLERHELIIAHDLELEMTEVMTLAQWRAFGRDLADDEEEGDY encoded by the coding sequence ATGGGCCGTTTTATTGAAGTGCCGGCGCGTATGCTGCCGCCGGAAACACTAAATGCCCTGCTGGAAGCTTTTGTTACCCGCCAGGGGTACGACACCACTGATACGGGCGCCGGTATGAGCGGCTGGGTAGCCGAGCTTAAGCAGCAACTTGAGCGTCACGAGCTGATTATTGCCCATGACCTTGAGCTTGAAATGACCGAGGTGATGACCCTCGCCCAATGGCGTGCCTTTGGGCGAGACCTGGCGGATGACGAGGAAGAGGGCGACTACTGA
- the ligA gene encoding NAD-dependent DNA ligase LigA yields the protein MSQPESTLREEISQLRDDLNDANYRYYVLDEPTLTDADYDRKLRRLQQLETEHPTQVSPDSPTQRVGAAPAEGFPEVAHAIPMLSLDNAFSREDILAFAERIAERLECQAAEIEFSCEPKLDGAAVSLVYEQGVLVSGATRGDGRTGEGITSNLRTLRSVPLKLVGKSVPELLEVRGEVIMRHSGFEALNERARSEGSKVFANPRNAAAGSLRQLDPRITATRPLEFHAYQAARLEPDLGDVTHSALMARLSALGFRTSAELCTVRGPEAVAEFCEQLGEKRDQLGYDIDGVVIKVNDLRHQRELGFVARAPRWAVAFKFPAQEEVTTLNDVEFQVGRTGAITPVARLEPVTVAGVTVSNATLHNADEITRLGVMIGDTVAIRRAGDVIPQVVRVDTDKRPADARAINFPDHCPVCGSDIERLEGEVVARCSGGLYCAAQRKEALKHFASRKALDVDGLGEKLIEQLVDQDWVKTPADLFRLSVEQLQSLPRMGIKSATNLVNALDKAKQTTLARFIYALGIREVGEATAANVASHFGTLQALQNAEQVALEAVNDVGPIVATHIHTFFRQPHNLETLQALLEAGITWQESEVTQGPTPLEGQTWVLTGSLDTMTRDEGKARLQALGAKVAGSVSKKTTCLVAGEAAGSKLTKAEQLGVEVIDEATFIERLAAWEQS from the coding sequence ATGAGTCAGCCTGAGTCAACACTGCGGGAAGAGATTAGCCAACTGCGCGATGATCTGAATGATGCGAATTACCGCTACTATGTATTAGATGAACCAACGCTGACTGATGCAGATTACGACCGCAAACTGCGGCGTTTACAGCAGTTGGAGACCGAACATCCCACCCAGGTATCGCCAGATTCACCAACTCAAAGAGTAGGAGCCGCACCGGCGGAAGGTTTTCCAGAAGTTGCCCATGCGATCCCGATGCTCTCGTTGGATAACGCCTTTAGTCGCGAAGATATCCTCGCGTTTGCTGAGCGAATAGCCGAACGCTTGGAGTGTCAGGCAGCAGAGATAGAGTTTAGCTGCGAGCCAAAGCTTGATGGTGCGGCGGTATCGTTGGTATATGAGCAGGGCGTACTGGTCAGCGGTGCTACCCGTGGTGATGGCCGTACCGGGGAAGGCATTACCTCAAACTTGCGCACTCTACGTTCGGTGCCGCTAAAGTTAGTAGGCAAGAGTGTACCTGAGCTATTGGAAGTCCGTGGCGAGGTGATTATGCGCCACTCAGGCTTTGAGGCACTTAACGAGCGTGCCAGGAGCGAAGGTAGCAAGGTATTTGCTAACCCACGTAACGCTGCCGCTGGCAGCCTGCGGCAGCTCGACCCGCGTATTACTGCTACCCGTCCACTGGAGTTTCATGCCTACCAGGCCGCGCGGCTTGAGCCTGATTTAGGGGATGTAACTCATAGTGCGCTAATGGCGCGGCTATCCGCACTGGGGTTTCGAACCAGCGCTGAGCTTTGTACTGTGCGTGGTCCTGAAGCTGTAGCGGAATTCTGTGAGCAGTTAGGCGAAAAACGTGATCAGTTAGGCTATGACATCGATGGCGTGGTGATTAAGGTGAACGACCTTCGCCACCAACGTGAGCTGGGCTTTGTGGCCCGAGCGCCGCGCTGGGCAGTGGCGTTTAAATTTCCCGCCCAGGAAGAGGTCACCACGCTTAATGATGTGGAGTTCCAGGTGGGCCGTACGGGGGCCATTACGCCAGTCGCGCGGCTAGAGCCAGTGACCGTGGCAGGTGTGACGGTGTCCAATGCTACGCTACACAATGCCGATGAAATCACCCGGCTAGGCGTTATGATTGGCGATACGGTAGCCATTCGCCGCGCTGGTGATGTCATACCTCAAGTAGTGCGAGTGGATACCGATAAACGCCCCGCAGATGCACGGGCAATTAACTTCCCCGATCACTGCCCTGTATGCGGCTCGGACATTGAGCGCCTGGAGGGTGAGGTCGTAGCCCGCTGTTCTGGTGGGCTTTACTGCGCTGCGCAGCGTAAAGAGGCCCTAAAGCACTTTGCCAGCCGTAAGGCACTTGATGTTGACGGACTGGGTGAAAAGCTAATTGAACAGTTGGTGGATCAAGACTGGGTAAAAACGCCTGCTGATCTCTTTCGCCTAAGTGTTGAGCAACTGCAAAGCTTGCCGCGAATGGGCATAAAGTCAGCCACTAATCTAGTCAATGCATTAGACAAAGCCAAACAAACGACTCTGGCTCGGTTTATTTATGCCCTGGGTATTCGTGAGGTAGGTGAGGCTACGGCAGCTAATGTCGCCAGCCACTTTGGTACTTTGCAAGCGTTACAAAACGCTGAGCAAGTGGCGTTAGAAGCGGTGAACGATGTGGGGCCTATTGTCGCGACGCATATCCATACCTTTTTCCGTCAGCCCCATAACCTTGAAACTCTGCAAGCACTGCTGGAGGCTGGCATCACTTGGCAAGAGAGTGAGGTCACCCAAGGTCCAACACCCCTTGAAGGGCAAACATGGGTGCTAACAGGCTCGCTGGACACCATGACTCGCGATGAAGGTAAGGCGCGTCTGCAGGCGTTAGGGGCCAAAGTGGCGGGCAGCGTTTCCAAAAAGACAACCTGCTTAGTGGCAGGGGAGGCCGCGGGAAGCAAGTTAACCAAAGCCGAGCAGTTGGGTGTGGAAGTTATCGACGAAGCGACTTTTATTGAGCGTTTAGCTGCCTGGGAGCAGAGTTAA
- a CDS encoding cell division protein ZipA C-terminal FtsZ-binding domain-containing protein, which translates to MELREWLIILGLALVSLIVVDGVRRLQRQRRVPRLDQAVKDLPAAKPEEFNDAVKEAEINWELPNGGARVVKPADYSGLGRKPKLERQEHPGPSKVLADFRRSFSRAMPRYKSAVSQDASIAPTAQASQASVMHSDADMSATPLAAQSEQNPPKAFEQERQDPSVSTSDTPPASSSDGIANDGIVNDSIVNNSIANNAVASIEPKPEVLQQEQETVSPPIAEQATAVEEPITAEQPIAAESSAPETAQSPDGESAPAVSDHQEDERTEEESPSAATVSQKKPLDDSQTESVSTPVSAVDERSVDVPTAQQQADHQDEPVLRAEPEDAAFAKHSSDAPKRRQLRLGTAGEYSELGDDEIDEYRLVDFEGIARSFKRRLIERRKQKAIKKAEKAKRAEALAKQKAERKALEAEQRREAKEAAAAEKARLAQERAEAREAAAKAAEAQRIAHQEEAQAAAAAEAMSQSAKSQSARSNSDRSHSVMSTDGYKEPSLGAAAGYADDYSQGYDSVDEYDEYVTEAYASQDSVVRNHPTLEKALRHDVNGEHAKETLTNADEMVVISVLSRDPEGFDGGKLLELMMVCGMRYSRTMGIFHRFETESPDSELQFSMVNVLKPGTFPIEEMDDFVTPGITLLMPLPGATDSSAAFEAMVETAMVLVRHMGGELKDENHSVMTAQTIEFSRQRVHEFERRNRLHRHMQAR; encoded by the coding sequence ATGGAATTAAGAGAGTGGTTAATCATTCTAGGACTGGCGCTGGTATCGCTTATCGTAGTTGATGGCGTACGCAGACTTCAACGCCAGCGTCGCGTGCCTCGCTTAGACCAAGCAGTCAAAGACCTGCCGGCCGCTAAGCCGGAAGAGTTTAATGACGCAGTAAAAGAGGCGGAAATTAACTGGGAGTTGCCCAACGGTGGCGCCAGGGTTGTTAAGCCTGCTGACTATAGCGGTCTTGGCCGAAAACCTAAATTAGAGCGCCAAGAGCATCCTGGGCCTTCTAAAGTGCTTGCCGATTTTAGGCGCTCTTTTTCCAGGGCAATGCCTAGGTACAAATCTGCAGTGAGTCAGGATGCCTCAATTGCTCCTACAGCTCAAGCTTCTCAAGCTTCGGTAATGCACTCTGATGCGGATATGTCGGCTACGCCACTAGCCGCACAATCCGAACAGAACCCGCCTAAGGCTTTTGAGCAAGAGCGCCAAGATCCCAGTGTATCAACATCCGATACCCCGCCAGCCAGCAGCTCTGATGGTATTGCTAACGACGGTATTGTTAACGACAGTATTGTTAACAACAGTATTGCTAACAATGCTGTGGCTAGCATAGAGCCCAAGCCGGAAGTTCTACAGCAGGAGCAGGAGACGGTTAGTCCACCCATCGCTGAGCAAGCTACAGCTGTGGAAGAACCGATCACTGCGGAACAACCGATAGCTGCTGAATCATCTGCTCCTGAAACTGCGCAAAGTCCTGATGGCGAATCTGCCCCGGCCGTTAGCGATCATCAGGAGGACGAACGAACAGAAGAAGAATCGCCTTCAGCGGCGACTGTTTCACAGAAGAAGCCGCTTGATGATAGCCAAACCGAATCCGTCTCAACTCCGGTCTCTGCAGTAGATGAAAGGTCTGTAGATGTACCCACGGCTCAGCAGCAAGCGGATCACCAAGACGAACCAGTGTTGCGCGCAGAGCCAGAAGATGCCGCTTTTGCCAAGCACTCTTCTGATGCTCCCAAGCGTCGCCAATTACGTCTGGGTACAGCTGGCGAGTACAGTGAGTTAGGTGATGATGAAATCGATGAGTATCGCTTAGTTGATTTTGAAGGCATTGCTCGTTCCTTCAAACGCCGCTTGATTGAGCGCCGCAAACAGAAAGCCATCAAAAAAGCTGAAAAAGCCAAGCGGGCTGAAGCCTTGGCTAAACAGAAAGCAGAGCGCAAAGCACTTGAAGCTGAGCAGCGCCGCGAAGCGAAAGAAGCTGCTGCAGCGGAAAAAGCGCGTCTTGCCCAGGAGCGTGCAGAGGCTCGTGAAGCAGCCGCTAAAGCAGCGGAAGCGCAGCGTATTGCTCATCAGGAAGAGGCTCAGGCAGCAGCTGCAGCTGAGGCCATGTCCCAAAGTGCTAAGTCTCAAAGTGCTAGGTCTAACAGTGATAGATCTCACAGTGTAATGTCAACTGATGGCTACAAGGAGCCTTCGCTTGGGGCTGCAGCAGGCTACGCTGACGACTACTCTCAGGGCTATGACAGCGTTGACGAGTATGATGAGTACGTAACCGAAGCCTACGCCTCTCAAGACAGCGTGGTGCGTAACCATCCAACGCTAGAAAAAGCCTTACGCCACGATGTGAACGGCGAACATGCCAAAGAAACGCTAACTAACGCTGATGAAATGGTGGTTATTAGCGTGCTTTCCCGCGACCCAGAGGGCTTTGATGGAGGCAAGCTTCTTGAGTTGATGATGGTTTGTGGCATGCGTTATAGCCGTACCATGGGTATTTTTCATCGATTCGAAACGGAAAGTCCTGATAGCGAGTTACAGTTCTCAATGGTCAACGTGCTGAAACCCGGCACCTTCCCTATTGAAGAGATGGACGACTTCGTCACGCCAGGTATCACACTGCTGATGCCGCTACCTGGTGCCACAGACAGTTCGGCCGCCTTTGAAGCCATGGTAGAAACTGCCATGGTATTGGTGCGTCATATGGGAGGCGAACTGAAAGATGAAAACCACAGCGTGATGACTGCACAAACCATCGAATTTTCCCGTCAACGGGTTCATGAATTCGAGCGCCGCAACCGCTTGCATCGCCATATGCAGGCACGTTAG